In Halalkalicoccus tibetensis, the genomic window GAGGCGGGCGCCGAGAAGGTCATCATCAGCGCGCCGCCGAAGGGCGAGGAACCGGTCACGACGATCGTCTACGGCGTCAACGAGGACGAGTACGACGGCGACGACGTCGTCTCGAACGCCTCCTGTACGACCAACAGCGTCGCGCCGGTCGCGAAGGTTCTCGACGAGGAGTTCGGCATCGAGTCCGGGCTCCTCACCACCGTCCACGCCTACACGGGCACGCAGAACCTCGTCGACGGCCCCTCGGGCAAGACCCGGCGCGGCCGGGCCGCCAGCGAGAACATCATCCCGACCTCGACGGGCGCGGCCCAGTCGACCACCGAGGTCCTGCCCGACCTCGAGGGCAAGCTCGACGGGATGGCGATGCGCGTGCCCGTCCCGAACGGCTCGATCACCGACTTCACCGTCGACCTCGAGGCCGACGTCGGAAGGGAGGAGGTCAACGAGGCGTTCCGCGACGCCGCCGACGGCGACCTGAAGGGGGTTCTCGGCTACACCGACGACGAGATCGTCTCGCGGGACATCCTCGGGCTGCCCTTTTCCTCCTACGTCGACCTCGACTCGACGCTGTCGGTCGAGGACGGGCAGGTCAAGGTGCTGGCCTGGTACGACAACGAGTACGGCTTCGCCAGCCGGATGCTCGACCTCGCGCAGTACGTGATCGCCGAGGACGAGGAGGCGCGCGCCGAGGCGGCGGCCTGATCCGGTCGCGGCGATAGGACCGGCCTTTATTATCGCGGTCGACTACCGTTCGACCATGTTTCAGACGCTCGACGACCTCTCCGACGAGGAGCGCCTGCTGGTTCGGATCGACGT contains:
- the gap gene encoding type I glyceraldehyde-3-phosphate dehydrogenase translates to MSKDFEEDPVRVGLNGFGRIGRNVFRAVVDTPEVELVGINDIMDVEDMHYLAKYDTVQGRLDGLELEGDSLVYEGGEVPTFSEKDPTQLPWDELDVDAAFEATGIFRTREDAAQHLEAGAEKVIISAPPKGEEPVTTIVYGVNEDEYDGDDVVSNASCTTNSVAPVAKVLDEEFGIESGLLTTVHAYTGTQNLVDGPSGKTRRGRAASENIIPTSTGAAQSTTEVLPDLEGKLDGMAMRVPVPNGSITDFTVDLEADVGREEVNEAFRDAADGDLKGVLGYTDDEIVSRDILGLPFSSYVDLDSTLSVEDGQVKVLAWYDNEYGFASRMLDLAQYVIAEDEEARAEAAA